In Leucobacter insecticola, one DNA window encodes the following:
- a CDS encoding FitA-like ribbon-helix-helix domain-containing protein, protein MAQLLIRQLPDEVKEGLRELAREKGRSMEAEARAILVDRIRAENRVTVEYEGTSSVQKLHEIHGVKLLNKGPGARTVTFEETQALIDEFV, encoded by the coding sequence ATGGCGCAGCTACTCATTCGCCAGTTGCCTGACGAAGTGAAAGAAGGGTTGCGGGAGCTCGCTCGCGAGAAGGGCCGCTCCATGGAGGCTGAGGCGCGCGCGATTCTCGTGGACCGCATTCGAGCAGAGAATCGTGTGACCGTGGAATACGAGGGGACGTCAAGCGTTCAAAAGCTCCATGAAATCCACGGTGTGAAGCTGCTGAACAAGGGGCCGGGGGCACGCACTGTGACCTTTGAAGAAACTCAAGCCTTGATCGATGAGTTCGTGTGA
- a CDS encoding FAD-dependent monooxygenase produces the protein MVSQTTRIAVIGGGMGGLTAAIALTRIAEVQVTVFERASKLGEVGAGVTVAPNAQRVLDTLGVLEQVKRAGAVPEGHGVYQDAMGRLVTDAAWEDSAKQYRNIGMYRPDLIDVLAREVNPETIRLGHKLVSVSAQDSGVHVEFENGVRDVFDAVVGADGIHSVVRGAVGQFPDPVYSGYMVYRGVVDASRLPEDWPRISQVWMGNKRHFMCYPLQQGKLFNFVAGVPSDRPLQGPWSGPAEVGELAAEFAGDGWDQSLHRFMREIDETFWWGLFDHEPLTNWSKGPIALLGDAAHTMLPHQGQGVNQAIEDSMALATFLRAAESVAEIPEAFRRYTSVRMQRTAILQHGSRRAGAMFDAQYEFADLKKRDADLRVGRDFRRSAVFDYDAKKVAERALNRFRRIA, from the coding sequence ATGGTAAGTCAGACCACCAGAATTGCGGTCATCGGCGGGGGCATGGGAGGCCTGACCGCGGCGATTGCGTTGACGAGGATCGCGGAAGTTCAAGTGACCGTGTTCGAGCGAGCGAGCAAGCTGGGGGAGGTGGGCGCAGGTGTCACGGTCGCCCCGAACGCTCAGCGGGTGCTCGACACGCTCGGTGTACTCGAACAGGTGAAGCGCGCGGGTGCCGTCCCCGAGGGGCACGGGGTGTATCAGGACGCGATGGGCAGATTGGTGACCGACGCCGCATGGGAGGACTCGGCGAAGCAGTACCGGAACATCGGGATGTATCGGCCGGACCTCATCGACGTGCTGGCGCGCGAGGTGAACCCGGAGACCATCCGCCTTGGGCACAAGCTGGTGTCTGTCAGCGCGCAGGACTCCGGAGTACATGTCGAGTTCGAGAACGGCGTGCGCGATGTATTCGACGCCGTCGTAGGAGCGGACGGCATCCATTCGGTGGTGCGGGGGGCCGTGGGTCAGTTCCCGGATCCCGTCTATTCCGGATATATGGTCTACCGCGGCGTCGTTGACGCGTCCCGTCTGCCCGAGGACTGGCCCAGGATCAGCCAGGTGTGGATGGGCAATAAACGTCACTTCATGTGTTACCCGCTGCAGCAGGGCAAGCTGTTCAACTTTGTCGCCGGTGTGCCGAGCGACCGTCCACTGCAGGGGCCATGGTCTGGACCTGCAGAGGTGGGTGAACTCGCTGCCGAGTTTGCGGGAGACGGTTGGGATCAAAGCCTGCACCGCTTTATGCGAGAAATCGACGAGACGTTTTGGTGGGGGCTGTTTGACCACGAACCTCTCACCAACTGGTCGAAGGGGCCGATTGCGCTTCTCGGTGATGCGGCGCACACGATGCTTCCCCACCAGGGGCAGGGTGTGAACCAGGCAATCGAGGACAGCATGGCTCTCGCGACGTTCTTGCGGGCGGCAGAGAGTGTTGCCGAGATTCCTGAGGCATTCAGGCGTTACACCTCGGTGCGTATGCAGCGTACGGCGATCCTGCAGCACGGTTCACGAAGAGCCGGTGCAATGTTTGATGCACAGTATGAATTTGCGGACCTCAAGAAGCGCGATGCAGACCTGCGAGTCGGACGTGATTTCCGGCGCAGCGCCGTGTTCGACTACGACGCAAAGAAAGTCGCCGAAAGGGCACTGAACCGATTCAGGAGGATCGCGTAA
- a CDS encoding NADPH-dependent F420 reductase, with the protein MTSISIIGSGKMSAAIAAVATRAGASIQILRRSTTSSSGDHPDITYGAIGDDLTGDLVVLAVPYVAYPSILAHYREQLGEKVVVDISNPIDFTTYDQLMVPADSSTAAELVKQLPEGAAVVKAFNVNLGDTLTAGTNGTTVTTVLFAGDYAEAKMAVAALVEGAGMRAIDVGPLTRARELEAMGFLQIALSALGKTRNESGFTLLD; encoded by the coding sequence ATGACTTCGATCAGCATTATTGGAAGCGGAAAGATGAGCGCGGCGATTGCCGCGGTCGCAACACGCGCCGGGGCGAGCATCCAGATTCTTCGGCGCAGCACGACGAGTTCGTCGGGGGATCACCCCGATATCACCTACGGTGCAATCGGGGACGACCTCACCGGCGACCTCGTGGTGCTCGCCGTCCCCTATGTCGCGTATCCAAGCATTCTTGCGCACTATCGCGAGCAACTCGGCGAGAAGGTCGTCGTCGATATCAGCAACCCCATCGATTTCACGACCTACGATCAGTTGATGGTGCCGGCAGACTCCTCAACGGCCGCAGAGCTCGTTAAGCAGCTCCCCGAAGGTGCGGCCGTCGTGAAGGCGTTCAACGTCAATCTCGGTGACACGCTCACCGCAGGCACCAACGGCACGACCGTCACCACCGTCCTGTTCGCGGGCGACTACGCTGAGGCGAAAATGGCCGTCGCCGCGCTCGTCGAGGGTGCCGGTATGCGGGCGATCGACGTCGGGCCGCTCACGCGTGCGCGCGAGCTTGAAGCGATGGGTTTTCTGCAGATCGCATTGTCGGCGCTCGGGAAGACGCGTAACGAGTCGGGGTTCACGCTGCTTGATTAG
- a CDS encoding TA system VapC family ribonuclease toxin produces the protein MTRYLLDTNVLIALCDPEQTFHEAASRWFYERGIRGWLTCPITENGTVRILSLAKYPGSQPPQAVLESLRSLLMVGNHEHIPDDVSLLDDNIDPSQISGSGLVTDTYLALLAHYHGAELATFDRRISTAALRVNGRVHQIPV, from the coding sequence GTGACCCGGTACTTACTCGACACCAATGTGCTCATAGCTCTGTGTGACCCTGAGCAGACGTTCCACGAAGCCGCGAGTCGCTGGTTCTATGAGAGAGGAATCCGCGGCTGGCTCACATGCCCGATCACGGAGAACGGTACCGTCCGGATCCTGAGCTTAGCGAAATACCCCGGGAGCCAGCCGCCTCAAGCGGTGCTCGAAAGTCTCCGTAGTCTCCTCATGGTCGGCAATCACGAGCACATTCCTGATGACGTCTCACTGCTCGATGACAACATTGATCCGAGCCAGATCAGTGGATCAGGCCTAGTCACAGACACTTACCTTGCGCTGCTCGCCCACTATCACGGTGCCGAGCTGGCCACGTTTGATCGGAGGATTTCGACCGCTGCTCTGCGAGTGAATGGAAGGGTTCATCAGATCCCTGTGTAA
- a CDS encoding MFS transporter: protein MSTTLAAGTASSQRRIAFATIIGTTIEWYDFFIYATSASLVFAQLFFEPAGKSIALLLSFATVGISFLFRPLGAFLAGHFGDALGRRVMLVITLILMGAATTLIGILPTYSQIGIAAPILLLLLRILQGLSAGGEWGGAALMAVEHAPAGRRGRAGSWPQLGVPLGFLLASGMTALMTGVISPGDAFLQWGWRVPFLVSVVLIVVGFLIRRSVSESPVFAEIAKRGKQTRAPIVALFKNHWRLVILAALVFVGNSTLGYMTTGGFLNNYAITEQGLDRTVVLVAAAVAAGVWFFSTLIAGYLADIIGRKNTFLVGFAVQAAVVFPIFWLVDHGGVPGLYAALILISIGLGLTYGPLATWYAELFPASIRFSGVSITYALGAVFGGAFAPMIAQMLLGATGSTVAISSYLLLATLLGAIGALCLRDRPGIPLGPDHEVEQTAGGSVFAPRHAAPELAATR from the coding sequence ATGAGCACCACCCTTGCCGCTGGCACCGCCAGCTCCCAGCGCCGAATCGCCTTCGCGACGATCATCGGCACCACCATCGAATGGTACGATTTCTTCATTTACGCGACGAGCGCGAGCCTCGTGTTTGCGCAGCTCTTCTTCGAGCCGGCGGGCAAGAGCATTGCACTCCTGCTCTCCTTCGCGACAGTGGGCATATCTTTTCTCTTCCGACCGCTGGGGGCGTTCCTCGCCGGCCACTTCGGGGATGCCCTGGGGCGGCGGGTGATGCTCGTCATCACGCTCATTCTCATGGGCGCGGCGACAACACTCATCGGAATCTTGCCCACCTACTCGCAGATCGGAATCGCGGCGCCGATTCTGCTGTTGCTGCTGCGCATTCTGCAGGGTCTCTCCGCCGGCGGCGAGTGGGGCGGCGCTGCCCTGATGGCCGTCGAGCACGCCCCGGCAGGGCGTCGTGGACGTGCCGGATCCTGGCCCCAGTTGGGGGTTCCGCTTGGCTTTCTGCTCGCCTCAGGCATGACTGCGCTGATGACCGGCGTGATCTCTCCCGGCGACGCTTTTCTGCAGTGGGGCTGGCGCGTGCCGTTCCTCGTGAGTGTGGTTTTGATCGTTGTTGGCTTCTTGATCCGCCGTTCGGTCTCGGAGAGCCCGGTGTTCGCTGAAATTGCGAAACGGGGTAAGCAAACCCGGGCGCCGATTGTGGCCCTATTCAAAAACCACTGGCGCCTCGTCATTCTGGCTGCACTCGTGTTCGTGGGTAACAGCACCCTGGGCTACATGACCACGGGCGGCTTCCTGAATAACTACGCCATCACCGAACAGGGGCTTGACCGCACGGTGGTCCTTGTGGCGGCGGCTGTTGCGGCAGGGGTGTGGTTTTTCTCGACCCTCATCGCGGGGTATCTCGCGGACATCATCGGCAGGAAAAACACGTTCCTTGTCGGCTTCGCTGTCCAGGCGGCGGTGGTGTTCCCCATCTTCTGGCTCGTCGATCATGGCGGAGTACCGGGGCTCTATGCCGCCCTCATCCTGATCTCGATCGGGCTCGGTCTGACGTACGGACCGTTGGCCACCTGGTACGCGGAGCTGTTCCCCGCGTCGATCCGCTTCTCGGGGGTGTCGATTACCTATGCACTGGGGGCAGTGTTCGGCGGGGCCTTTGCGCCGATGATCGCACAGATGCTTCTCGGGGCGACGGGATCAACGGTGGCCATCTCCTCGTATCTGCTGCTCGCGACGCTGCTCGGGGCTATCGGGGCGCTGTGCCTGCGGGATCGCCCGGGTATTCCGCTCGGGCCCGACCACGAGGTCGAGCAGACCGCCGGCGGAAGCGTATTCGCGCCGCGTCATGCCGCCCCTGAACTCGCGGCGACCCGGTAG